In Primulina eburnea isolate SZY01 chromosome 5, ASM2296580v1, whole genome shotgun sequence, a single window of DNA contains:
- the LOC140832027 gene encoding protein MOS2-like translates to MSFSFAFTSKSQSNSKKLAASAVLADDPPPTSAAARNYISEFDPAEVPSQTQPKVKPIAPIPDDWRPMKKLKNLPNLPSLSKANGSDSSLQFEIDARPNPEAADNSMAYGLNIRQEPAADDGFPAPDRREKMLDLEIRRLREDMEKLPEDAGMDDFADVPVEGFGLALLSGYGWKEGMGIGRNAKEDVKISEVMKKTGRGGLGFTEEFSENRVESNGKGAANFGDSNVKQDKRRDETEKKRLNIGKEVRIVSGREIGMKGKIVEVRSGEILVLRLSGSIEKVKVQSKDVAELGSLEEEKCLRSLKEWKTKDGNVNIGKGHRNSIRKMSHEDKKRVNERVNWLRNHIRVRIISKDLKGGRLFLKKGVVVDVVGPGMCDVSMDESRELIQGVEQEFLETALPRRGGTVLVLCGRHKGVYGSLLEHDSEKETGVVRDADTHETLNVRLDEIAEYTGDPSDIGY, encoded by the coding sequence ATGAGTTTTTCCTTTGCATTTACCTCGAAATCCCAATCCAATAGCAAAAAACTCGCTGCTTCCGCCGTCTTAGCCGACGACCCGCCACCCACGTCCGCCGCCGCTAGGAACTATATCAGCGAATTCGATCCCGCCGAAGTTCCATCACAAACTCAGCCCAAGGTCAAACCTATTGCCCCTATTCCCGACGATTGGCGCCCAATGAAGAAACTGAAAAACCTCCCCAATCTTCCTTCACTTTCCAAAGCCAATGGTTCAGATTCGTCCCTCCAGTTCGAGATCGATGCTCGACCTAATCCCGAAGCCGCCGACAACTCGATGGCTTACGGACTTAATATCCGCCAGGAACCTGCTGCAGATGATGGTTTTCCTGCACCTGATCGGCGTGAAAAGATGTTAGATTTGGAGATTAGGAGGTTGAGAGAGGACATGGAGAAGTTACCGGAGGACGCTGGGATGGATGACTTTGCGGATGTGCCAGTGGAAGGGTTTGGTTTGGCGTTGCTGTCGGGGTATGGTTGGAAAGAGGGCATGGGAATAGGGCGTAATGCGAAGGAGGATGTAAAAATTTCAGAGGTTATGAAAAAGACGGGGAGAGGGGGATTGGGATTTACTGAGGAGTTCAGTGAGAATCGAGTTGAAAGTAACGGTAAAGGTGCTGCAAATTTCGGGGACTCAAATGTGAAGCAGGATAAAAGGAGGGATGAGACAGAGAAGAAAAGATTAAATATTGGGAAAGAGGTGAGAATAGTGAGTGGCAGGGAGATAGGAATGAAAGGTAAGATTGTTGAGGTGAGAAGTGGAGAGATATTGGTTTTGAGGCTATCAGGAAGCATCGAGAAGGTGAAAGTTCAAAGCAAGGATGTGGCAGAATTGGGTTCCTTGGAAGAGGAGAAATGCTTGAGAAGTTTGAAGGAATGGAAGACTAAGGACGGAAATGTTAATATAGGGAAAGGGCATAGAAATTCTATAAGGAAGATGAGCCACGAAGACAAAAAAAGGGTCAATGAGAGAGTGAATTGGTTGAGGAATCACATAAGGGTTAGAATTATAAGTAAGGATTTGAAGGGTGGGAGATTGTTCTTGAAAAAAGGAGTGGTGGTTGATGTTGTGGGGCCAGGGATGTGCGACGTTTCTATGGATGAGAGCAGAGAGTTGATCCAAGGAGTGGAACAGGAGTTCTTGGAAACTGCTCTTCCAAGACGTGGAGGCACAGTGCTTGTTTTGTGTGGTAGACACAAGGGTGTATATGGGAGTCTATTGGAGCACGATTCGGAGAAGGAGACGGGTGTAGTTCGTGATGCGGATACACATGAGACGCTCAATGTGAGGCTTGATGAAATTGCGGAGTACACGGGAGATCCAAGTGATATTGGCTATTGA